A stretch of the Candidatus Nealsonbacteria bacterium genome encodes the following:
- a CDS encoding PD-(D/E)XK nuclease family protein, translating to MQLDLKKLNKEQKEAVIHSKGPLLIVAGSGTGKTTVITQRIAYLIEKGMAKPEEILAVTFTEKAAEEMEERIDRLLPYGYVDLWILTFHSFCERVLRDHALDIGLPADFKILEPTAGWLLVRQNLDKFELDYYKPLGNPTKFIQALISHFSHCKDQEIYPEDYLEYADKLKTRDDVPETQETERIKEVANAFHVYQRLLLENSSLDFGDLINYCLKLFKKRPLILKKYREKFKYILVDEFQDTNWSQYELIKILAAPKNNLTVCADDDQAIYRWRGASFANIIQFIKDFPKAKQISLVKNYRSAQNILDLAYKFIKANDPDRLEYVNKINKKLIADNKGKGIIEHIHAKSLDEEAGKTIRKILEVLKKDKEINYNDIAILVRANNAANSFTKALERAGLPYQFLASKGLYAKPCVLDVISYFKLLDNYHESPAVYRVLNLPFLGIPYDDIVKLTQYGHRKTKSLYEVMEELPLVSGISKKTQRKTAFILSLIKKHIALSREKAVSEMLIAFLKDSGYLKYLVDKDDKEQIDILNQFYKRIKNFEEAATEPNLKNFMEEITFEIESGEEGKLEFDPKQGPDMIKVMTIHGAKGLEFKYVFLVNMVDKRFPTIERKDLIELPEELIKDIKPEGDVHLQEERRICYVAMTRAKKELYFTSAEDYGLVRKKRLSRFLIEMGYKDKSETDRTRNGLPGGLHSPDRAKRGTPRRVASKNSLLAPSFIKTAPFAEVALASPKPSAKRGSATKGKRKTGSDYLPGHFSFSQLAAFEKCPLQYKLNFILKVPIKGKAVFSFGKTMHNTFYNFLKYVNENNKNNQGNLFGFAASSAKEASLALSGREDRLRLNDLMEIYEKNWIDEWYENKNQKEEYYKLGKKIVKDFYEEFVKNPPKILKIDNTLALEMPFNLKIGGHTLYGVIDRIDETEGGVAIIDYKTGNSKEKLVLSDKEQLLIYQIAVEEIFKIKPKELIYYYLNDGKKASFLGSDKEKGRLKEKIIQEIEEIKKSDFKATPGWQCGFCDFKDICDFAER from the coding sequence ATGCAGCTAGACTTAAAAAAACTAAACAAAGAGCAAAAAGAGGCGGTGATCCACAGCAAGGGGCCGCTTTTGATTGTGGCAGGATCTGGAACCGGGAAAACAACGGTGATTACCCAAAGGATTGCTTATTTGATTGAAAAGGGGATGGCCAAACCGGAAGAAATTTTAGCTGTTACCTTTACTGAGAAAGCGGCCGAAGAAATGGAGGAAAGGATTGATAGGCTTTTACCATACGGTTACGTTGATTTATGGATTTTAACTTTCCATTCTTTTTGCGAAAGAGTTTTAAGAGACCACGCTCTGGACATTGGTCTACCGGCCGATTTCAAGATTTTGGAACCGACGGCGGGATGGCTTTTGGTGCGTCAGAACCTGGACAAGTTTGAACTTGATTATTACAAGCCCCTGGGCAATCCGACTAAATTCATTCAGGCTTTAATTTCTCATTTTTCCCATTGCAAAGATCAGGAGATTTACCCCGAAGATTATTTGGAATACGCCGATAAATTAAAAACCAGAGACGATGTGCCGGAAACTCAAGAAACAGAAAGGATAAAGGAAGTGGCCAATGCCTTCCACGTTTATCAAAGATTGCTTCTGGAAAATAGCTCTTTAGACTTCGGAGATTTGATAAATTACTGTCTGAAGCTATTTAAAAAAAGGCCTTTGATTCTGAAAAAATACAGGGAAAAATTCAAATACATTTTAGTTGACGAATTTCAGGATACTAATTGGTCACAGTATGAATTGATAAAGATTTTGGCGGCGCCCAAAAACAATCTGACCGTCTGCGCTGATGACGACCAGGCGATTTACCGCTGGAGGGGGGCGTCTTTTGCCAATATTATCCAATTTATAAAGGATTTCCCGAAAGCAAAACAAATATCTTTGGTTAAAAATTACAGGTCTGCCCAGAATATCCTGGATTTGGCCTACAAATTTATAAAAGCCAACGATCCCGATCGGCTTGAATACGTGAATAAAATCAATAAAAAATTAATTGCAGACAATAAGGGGAAAGGAATAATTGAGCATATCCACGCCAAAAGTCTGGACGAGGAAGCCGGGAAAACAATCAGGAAAATCCTGGAAGTTTTAAAAAAAGATAAAGAGATAAATTACAATGATATTGCTATTTTAGTTAGGGCGAACAACGCGGCAAATTCTTTCACAAAAGCCCTGGAAAGAGCGGGTCTGCCCTATCAATTTTTGGCTTCAAAAGGGCTTTATGCAAAGCCCTGTGTTCTGGACGTTATTTCCTATTTCAAACTTTTGGACAATTACCACGAAAGCCCGGCGGTTTACAGGGTTCTGAATCTGCCCTTTTTGGGAATTCCCTACGATGATATAGTGAAGCTCACTCAATATGGCCACCGCAAAACAAAATCTCTTTACGAGGTGATGGAAGAGCTCCCTTTGGTTTCCGGGATATCTAAAAAAACGCAGAGAAAAACCGCTTTTATTCTGAGCTTGATTAAGAAACACATCGCCCTTTCGCGGGAGAAAGCGGTTTCGGAAATGCTGATAGCTTTTTTGAAAGATTCCGGCTATTTGAAATATCTGGTGGATAAAGACGATAAAGAGCAGATTGATATTCTCAACCAGTTCTACAAAAGAATAAAGAATTTTGAAGAAGCCGCGACAGAGCCAAATTTAAAGAATTTCATGGAAGAAATAACTTTTGAAATAGAATCGGGAGAAGAGGGGAAGCTTGAGTTTGATCCCAAACAGGGTCCGGATATGATAAAAGTGATGACCATTCACGGAGCCAAAGGTTTGGAGTTCAAATATGTCTTTTTGGTCAATATGGTGGACAAAAGATTCCCGACCATTGAAAGGAAAGATTTAATTGAGCTTCCCGAAGAATTGATTAAAGACATCAAGCCCGAGGGAGATGTCCATTTGCAGGAAGAAAGGAGGATTTGTTACGTGGCGATGACTAGGGCCAAAAAAGAGCTTTATTTCACTTCAGCCGAGGATTACGGCCTGGTGAGGAAAAAGAGATTGTCGCGATTTTTGATAGAAATGGGCTATAAAGATAAATCCGAAACCGACCGGACGCGAAACGGACTCCCCGGAGGGTTGCATTCGCCAGATCGAGCGAAGCGAGGGACTCCCCGGAGGGTTGCATCCAAAAACAGTTTGCTTGCGCCATCTTTCATTAAAACTGCCCCTTTCGCCGAAGTAGCTCTCGCCTCGCCGAAGCCTTCGGCGAAGCGCGGGTCGGCTACGAAGGGTAAAAGAAAAACAGGATCAGACTATCTTCCCGGACATTTTTCTTTTTCCCAACTGGCCGCTTTTGAAAAATGTCCCCTGCAGTACAAATTAAATTTTATTTTAAAAGTTCCCATCAAAGGCAAGGCTGTGTTCTCGTTCGGAAAAACAATGCACAACACTTTTTATAATTTTTTGAAATACGTAAACGAAAACAATAAAAACAATCAAGGCAATTTGTTTGGTTTTGCCGCCTCTTCCGCGAAAGAGGCGAGCCTCGCCCTTTCGGGGCGGGAAGATAGGTTGAGATTAAATGATCTGATGGAAATTTACGAAAAAAACTGGATTGATGAATGGTACGAAAATAAAAATCAAAAAGAAGAATACTACAAGCTCGGCAAGAAAATAGTTAAAGATTTTTACGAAGAATTTGTAAAAAATCCGCCGAAGATTTTAAAAATTGATAATACCCTTGCTTTAGAAATGCCGTTTAATTTGAAAATAGGAGGGCATACCTTATACGGCGTAATAGATAGAATTGATGAAACGGAAGGGGGAGTGGCGATTATTGATTACAAAACAGGAAATTCGAAAGAAAAATTGGTCTTGAGCGACAAGGAACAATTATTAATTTATCAAATAGCGGTTGAGGAGATTTTTAAAATAAAACCGAAAGAACTAATTTATTATTATTTGAACGACGGCAAGAAAGCGTCTTTCCTGGGTTCGGATAAGGAAAAAGGTCGTCTTAAAGAAAAAATCATTCAGGAGATCGAAGAAATAAAAAAGAGCGATTTTAAGGCAACGCCCGGCTGGCAATGCGGATTTTGCGACTTTAAAGATATCTGTGACTTCGCAGAAAGGTAA
- the xseA gene encoding exodeoxyribonuclease VII large subunit: protein MELFVDKIFSVSEFIALLNIGLKSSKAKIIGEVGEAKAGPTGHVYFTLKDENDQSIMKCIIWKSRYNLYDIKLQEGMKIMAYGYPEIYPPSGRLSFIAETIELAGEGGLKKQYDELKKKLEKEGIFAEEKKRPVPRYPQRIGVITSKQGAVMADFLNNIGKFGFKIKMIDSRVEGQTATRDLLASIKTFRKQDIDVLVIIRGGGSLESLMPFNNELLVREVANFPVPVIAGIGHDKDEPLVALAADVSESTPTAAANLLNESWEQALLFLERYERNIIDRYEMILDNYKAIENELKISLRNFKNALLNAKISLRDSLNKSLSGFRSLLLAVNQKLGQAEKAVFFNNPERQIRLGYSIASCDGKIVRRTGDVKIGKNIDIKVIDGKIISEVKNINKN, encoded by the coding sequence ATGGAATTGTTTGTTGATAAAATTTTTTCAGTGTCGGAGTTTATCGCCCTTCTTAATATTGGGCTGAAAAGCTCCAAAGCGAAGATTATAGGGGAGGTTGGGGAAGCAAAGGCTGGACCGACAGGTCATGTTTATTTTACTTTGAAGGATGAAAATGACCAAAGTATAATGAAGTGTATAATCTGGAAATCAAGATATAATTTATATGACATAAAATTGCAAGAAGGGATGAAAATTATGGCTTACGGCTACCCCGAAATATATCCGCCTTCGGGAAGGTTGTCTTTTATAGCCGAAACGATTGAGCTGGCGGGGGAGGGCGGATTAAAAAAACAATACGACGAACTGAAGAAAAAACTGGAGAAAGAGGGTATTTTTGCCGAAGAGAAAAAGCGGCCCGTTCCAAGATACCCGCAGAGAATCGGAGTTATCACTTCTAAGCAGGGCGCGGTTATGGCCGATTTTCTTAATAATATAGGGAAATTCGGTTTTAAGATCAAAATGATTGATTCCCGGGTTGAAGGCCAAACAGCTACCAGAGATTTATTGGCGTCAATAAAAACGTTCAGAAAACAAGATATAGATGTTCTTGTCATAATCCGCGGAGGGGGATCATTGGAGTCGTTGATGCCGTTTAATAATGAATTATTGGTCAGGGAAGTGGCTAATTTCCCGGTTCCGGTAATCGCAGGCATCGGACACGACAAGGACGAGCCGCTTGTTGCCTTGGCGGCCGATGTTTCAGAATCCACCCCGACCGCCGCTGCCAATCTGCTTAACGAATCATGGGAACAAGCTCTGCTATTCTTGGAAAGATACGAAAGAAATATTATTGATCGCTATGAAATGATCTTAGACAATTACAAGGCGATTGAAAACGAATTAAAGATTTCCCTACGTAATTTTAAAAACGCTTTATTAAATGCTAAAATCAGCTTGAGAGACTCGTTGAATAAATCTTTGTCCGGATTCAGATCGTTATTATTGGCAGTTAATCAAAAGCTGGGACAGGCGGAAAAAGCTGTTTTTTTTAATAATCCGGAGCGCCAGATTCGTCTGGGATACAGCATTGCCAGTTGCGACGGAAAAATAGTCAGACGAACGGGAGATGTCAAGATCGGGAAAAATATAGACATTAAAGTAATAGACGGGAAAATTATTTCAGAAGTTAAAAATATAAACAAAAATTAA
- a CDS encoding RNA polymerase sigma factor, which translates to MDLKEEKKLIQKAKQNPEVFGRLYEQHYPKIFGYILKRTANFEIAQDITSETFFKALKKLWQFHWKNIPFSSWLYRIANNEIANYFRKNKHKPVPLESIPEPFSTSNSNPSADILEAEEELKKHQDFLVLQKEISKLSAKYQEVIILRFFDKKQIKEIAEILGKREGTIKSLLHRGLEKLRQSVE; encoded by the coding sequence ATGGACTTAAAAGAAGAGAAAAAGCTCATTCAAAAAGCTAAGCAAAATCCAGAAGTTTTTGGTAGGCTTTACGAACAACATTATCCAAAGATTTTTGGCTATATTTTAAAAAGGACTGCCAATTTTGAAATTGCCCAGGATATAACTTCAGAGACGTTTTTTAAGGCCCTAAAAAAGCTCTGGCAGTTTCACTGGAAAAATATTCCATTTTCCTCTTGGCTTTATAGAATTGCCAACAATGAAATTGCTAATTACTTTAGGAAAAATAAGCATAAACCAGTTCCATTAGAGAGCATCCCAGAGCCATTTTCTACTTCAAATTCAAATCCTTCAGCTGATATTCTTGAAGCTGAAGAAGAATTAAAAAAGCACCAAGATTTTTTAGTGCTTCAGAAAGAGATTTCCAAATTGTCCGCTAAATATCAAGAAGTAATCATCTTAAGATTTTTTGATAAAAAACAGATTAAAGAAATCGCAGAAATTTTAGGGAAAAGAGAAGGAACAATAAAATCTTTACTCCATCGAGGTTTAGAGAAATTAAGACAATCTGTGGAATAA
- a CDS encoding AtpZ/AtpI family protein, with translation MVVNQKREKDKKERAIFLKTLSLAWELGYIIVIPLVILAAGGRFLDNKYDTSPIFLMSGILLSILVSGILVFKKAKRILEDISNQ, from the coding sequence ATAGTTGTGAACCAAAAAAGAGAAAAAGATAAAAAAGAGAGAGCGATTTTTCTGAAAACCCTTAGCTTAGCCTGGGAATTGGGATATATTATTGTCATACCGCTTGTAATATTAGCTGCAGGTGGTCGGTTCTTGGATAATAAATATGACACTTCGCCGATTTTCTTAATGTCAGGTATTCTTTTGTCGATATTGGTTTCCGGGATATTAGTTTTTAAAAAAGCTAAAAGAATTTTAGAAGACATTTCGAATCAGTAA
- the atpB gene encoding ATP synthase F0 subunit A, giving the protein MNISFFPESLIKIQGWPITNTLIMAWLAMTFLIVFSGFVTRRLREVPGKVQCLVEVFIEEMVSFMTTVTGDKEKTKRFFPLVVTFFLFILISNWMGILPGVGSVGIKAVHEQQETIIPLLRSTNSDLNMTLALGILSVIAVQIFGIITVGFFKHASHFISFKSPIDFFTGILEIISEMAKIISFSFRLFGNIFAGEVLITSMFFLVPLFVPLPFLFLEIFVGFIQALVFSMLTLVFLTVATSKNH; this is encoded by the coding sequence ATGAATATTTCTTTTTTTCCTGAAAGTTTAATAAAAATTCAAGGATGGCCGATAACAAATACCTTAATAATGGCCTGGTTGGCCATGACGTTCTTGATTGTATTTAGTGGTTTTGTTACCAGGAGATTAAGAGAGGTGCCGGGAAAAGTCCAATGTTTAGTGGAGGTGTTCATTGAGGAGATGGTGTCTTTTATGACAACCGTTACCGGAGATAAAGAGAAAACAAAAAGGTTCTTCCCTCTGGTGGTTACTTTTTTTCTCTTTATATTAATTTCAAACTGGATGGGAATCCTGCCAGGAGTTGGTTCGGTGGGTATCAAAGCAGTCCATGAACAACAAGAAACAATTATTCCATTATTGAGGTCAACGAACAGTGACCTCAATATGACTTTGGCCTTGGGGATTCTTTCTGTGATTGCCGTGCAAATTTTCGGGATTATAACGGTAGGGTTTTTCAAGCATGCTTCACATTTTATTTCTTTTAAAAGCCCTATTGATTTTTTTACCGGAATTCTAGAGATTATTTCCGAAATGGCGAAAATTATTTCTTTCTCTTTCCGTCTTTTTGGCAATATTTTTGCCGGAGAAGTTCTTATAACATCAATGTTTTTCTTAGTTCCCTTATTTGTTCCTCTGCCGTTTTTATTCCTTGAAATATTTGTCGGATTTATTCAAGCTCTTGTTTTTTCAATGTTAACACTGGTTTTTTTGACGGTCGCCACCAGCAAAAATCATTAA
- the atpE gene encoding ATP synthase F0 subunit C, with protein sequence METEAVKALASALAIGLGAMMPGLSIGILAGKAMEAIGRNPEAAPKIQTAMILAIAFTEAIAIYALVIAIIIKFA encoded by the coding sequence ATGGAAACAGAAGCAGTGAAAGCATTAGCGTCAGCTCTTGCAATCGGTTTGGGGGCCATGATGCCAGGATTGAGTATTGGTATTTTGGCAGGTAAAGCCATGGAGGCAATCGGTAGAAATCCGGAAGCTGCCCCCAAGATTCAAACAGCGATGATTTTAGCGATCGCTTTTACCGAAGCTATCGCAATTTACGCTTTGGTTATTGCTATAATTATTAAGTTCGCTTAA
- the atpF gene encoding ATP synthase F0 subunit B produces MGDLFGKLGIDWKLLLFQVVNFLILLFLLKKFLYKPILNLLEKRQTKIRDGLKKAEESEREWQKIKKIKEKETMKAEEKAVQIIAKARQSAEAKEKEILENTSLKTEKMIEEAKINISMEREKITDEIKKEMAKYIILAAGKVLGRTLKEEDEKKIAEETLNALNKNA; encoded by the coding sequence ATGGGAGATTTATTCGGTAAACTTGGCATTGATTGGAAACTGCTTTTATTCCAAGTGGTTAATTTTCTTATTTTACTTTTCCTTCTGAAGAAATTTCTATATAAACCGATTTTGAATCTTTTGGAAAAAAGACAAACAAAGATTCGAGATGGACTGAAAAAGGCCGAAGAATCTGAAAGAGAATGGCAGAAAATTAAGAAGATTAAAGAAAAAGAAACGATGAAGGCTGAAGAAAAAGCAGTCCAAATCATAGCAAAAGCAAGGCAAAGCGCCGAAGCAAAAGAAAAAGAAATTTTAGAGAATACCAGCTTGAAGACAGAAAAAATGATCGAAGAGGCAAAAATTAATATTTCTATGGAAAGAGAGAAGATAACGGATGAGATAAAAAAAGAGATGGCAAAATATATAATTTTAGCCGCAGGAAAAGTTTTGGGAAGAACATTAAAAGAAGAAGATGAGAAAAAAATAGCCGAAGAAACGCTAAATGCTTTAAACAAAAATGCCTAA
- the atpH gene encoding ATP synthase F1 subunit delta has translation MPNKIIPKQYAVLLYEITKDLRKTEIKEKISKFVGFLVKNNHLSLVDKIIGEFKTYTKKQEGVQEVELVSARPIGIKIRQRLINILNRENKIELKEKIDPGLLGGMVIKIGDTMIDGSIRRRLSILSDKLK, from the coding sequence ATGCCTAATAAAATTATTCCAAAACAATACGCTGTTTTGCTTTATGAAATAACTAAAGATTTAAGAAAAACTGAAATTAAGGAGAAAATTTCTAAATTCGTTGGATTTTTAGTTAAGAATAATCATTTAAGCTTGGTCGATAAAATAATCGGAGAATTCAAAACTTATACAAAAAAACAGGAAGGAGTTCAAGAAGTTGAACTGGTATCAGCAAGGCCAATAGGTATTAAAATTCGTCAGCGGTTAATAAATATTCTAAACAGGGAAAACAAGATTGAGTTAAAAGAAAAGATAGATCCTGGATTATTGGGCGGAATGGTCATAAAAATCGGAGACACAATGATAGACGGCAGTATCAGGAGAAGATTAAGTATACTGAGCGATAAATTAAAATAA
- a CDS encoding F0F1 ATP synthase subunit alpha: MDKNYIIETLKNQLEGYKPKTEVANIGNVIKIGDGIATVSGLSNVMAAEMLEFVTKEGSVFGMALNLEEDQVGAMILGDFSKIKNGDLVKSTGRVLSVPVNRSLIGRVINPLGEPVDEKGPIPSTNIEYYPIERKAFGIVEREPVNTPIHTGIKAIDSMIPIGRGQRELIIGDRQIGKTALVVDTITNQIQDTKYRTPICIYVAIGQKESKVVKIVEELKARGAMDYTIVISAPASSPAALWFIAPYAGCAIGEYFMDKGEDALVIYDDLTKHAWAYRQISLLLRRPPGREAYPGDVFYLHSRLLERAAKLNKKHGGGSLTALPIIETQLGDISSYIPTNAISITDGQIYLESELFYHGIRPALNVGLSVSRVGSSAQTKAMKKVSSKLRLELAQFKELQAFVRFASELDEPTRKRIERGQRLTEILKQPQYAPVPFEKQVCLIYAGVNGYLDILPLEKIKDFEDKLFRYLEDRHQQDILDKIRETSDLSEEVESKLKEAIQFQVNELIKTG; this comes from the coding sequence ATGGATAAAAATTATATAATCGAAACATTAAAAAATCAGTTAGAGGGGTATAAGCCAAAAACCGAAGTGGCAAATATCGGGAATGTTATAAAGATAGGGGATGGGATAGCCACTGTTTCCGGGCTCTCTAACGTTATGGCGGCCGAAATGCTTGAGTTCGTAACAAAAGAAGGAAGCGTTTTTGGCATGGCTTTAAACCTTGAAGAAGATCAGGTTGGCGCAATGATTTTAGGTGACTTTAGTAAGATTAAAAATGGTGATTTGGTAAAAAGTACAGGTAGAGTTTTATCAGTTCCGGTAAATCGTTCACTCATCGGCAGAGTCATAAATCCTTTAGGAGAACCGGTTGATGAGAAAGGCCCCATTCCTTCAACTAATATTGAATATTATCCAATTGAAAGAAAAGCTTTTGGCATAGTCGAAAGAGAACCGGTAAACACTCCGATTCATACCGGCATTAAGGCTATTGATTCAATGATTCCGATCGGAAGGGGACAGCGAGAATTGATTATCGGCGATAGACAGATTGGAAAAACAGCCCTTGTGGTTGATACGATTACAAACCAGATTCAAGATACAAAATACAGAACTCCTATTTGTATTTATGTGGCTATCGGCCAGAAAGAATCTAAGGTTGTAAAAATTGTCGAAGAATTAAAGGCCAGAGGAGCCATGGATTATACAATAGTTATTTCGGCTCCAGCTTCTAGTCCAGCCGCTCTGTGGTTTATTGCTCCTTATGCCGGCTGCGCTATCGGCGAATACTTTATGGATAAAGGCGAAGATGCCCTGGTAATTTATGATGATTTAACAAAACATGCCTGGGCATACCGACAGATTTCATTGCTTTTAAGAAGACCGCCCGGTAGAGAAGCTTATCCTGGAGATGTCTTTTATTTGCATTCAAGGTTATTAGAAAGAGCGGCTAAGCTTAACAAAAAACATGGAGGAGGGTCTTTAACTGCATTGCCGATAATCGAGACCCAGCTTGGCGATATCTCTTCTTATATTCCGACAAATGCTATTTCAATTACTGATGGCCAGATTTATCTGGAATCTGAGCTTTTCTATCACGGCATAAGGCCTGCTCTAAATGTTGGACTTTCTGTTTCTCGTGTGGGTTCTTCGGCTCAGACTAAAGCAATGAAGAAAGTATCTTCTAAGTTAAGGTTGGAACTTGCCCAGTTTAAAGAGCTTCAAGCCTTTGTTCGATTCGCGTCAGAACTTGATGAACCCACTAGAAAGAGAATCGAGAGAGGACAGCGACTGACAGAAATTCTAAAACAGCCTCAATATGCACCAGTTCCTTTTGAAAAGCAGGTTTGTCTAATATATGCGGGTGTCAACGGCTATTTAGATATTCTTCCTTTAGAGAAAATAAAAGATTTTGAAGACAAATTATTTCGCTATCTCGAAGATCGTCATCAGCAGGATATTTTAGATAAAATTAGAGAGACGTCTGATTTATCAGAGGAGGTAGAGAGCAAGCTTAAAGAAGCAATTCAATTTCAAGTTAATGAATTAATAAAAACAGGGTAA
- the atpG gene encoding ATP synthase F1 subunit gamma, translating to MLSPRDIKRKIKSVGNTKQITKAMEMVSAAKMRRSQQVALQSRPYCESALELLGNLSWRAGYKYHPLLVTRPIKKKVLIVITSDKGLCGGLNSNVLKKSLRYLEENSDKSDKRVDIITIGRKARDYLAWRGYNIRAEFTKIGDLVKVEDTAHIAALIMDLYKEEEYDLIAAIYTNFISTLKQEVVLRQVLPISIEGIKEIVSGIVPKQGRYAELEDNKKTIKETSFWNYEYKLEPSAKEVLNELLPGLLKIQIYHMILEANASEHSARMVAMKNASENAEKLINELAIIYNKLRQSAITKEISEITAGREALNV from the coding sequence ATGCTTAGTCCCCGTGATATAAAAAGAAAAATAAAATCAGTTGGAAACACAAAACAGATTACAAAAGCCATGGAGATGGTTTCTGCTGCAAAAATGCGAAGAAGTCAGCAAGTAGCTTTACAATCACGGCCTTATTGCGAAAGTGCTTTAGAGCTTCTTGGCAATTTGAGTTGGAGGGCAGGTTATAAATATCATCCGTTGTTGGTAACGAGACCAATAAAGAAAAAGGTTCTTATAGTAATTACCAGTGATAAAGGTTTATGCGGAGGATTAAATTCTAATGTTTTAAAAAAATCCTTGAGGTATCTCGAGGAGAATTCAGATAAATCAGATAAAAGGGTAGATATTATTACTATTGGCAGGAAAGCTCGTGATTATTTAGCCTGGCGTGGATATAATATTCGAGCTGAATTTACCAAGATTGGAGACTTAGTAAAAGTAGAAGATACTGCCCACATAGCCGCATTAATAATGGATTTATATAAAGAAGAAGAATACGATTTAATTGCGGCGATTTACACAAATTTTATTTCAACCTTAAAACAGGAGGTAGTTCTTAGGCAAGTTTTACCAATCAGCATCGAAGGAATAAAAGAAATCGTATCTGGAATCGTTCCTAAACAAGGGAGATACGCTGAATTAGAAGATAATAAAAAGACGATTAAAGAAACTTCTTTCTGGAATTATGAGTATAAACTTGAACCTTCAGCGAAAGAAGTTTTAAATGAATTATTGCCCGGACTTTTAAAGATTCAGATTTATCATATGATTTTAGAAGCCAATGCTTCTGAGCATTCAGCTCGAATGGTGGCAATGAAAAATGCTTCTGAGAATGCAGAAAAGTTGATTAATGAACTTGCGATTATTTATAATAAGCTTCGTCAATCGGCTATAACCAAAGAAATATCTGAAATTACAGCCGGCAGAGAAGCGCTTAACGTATAA